One Companilactobacillus heilongjiangensis genomic window, GAATTGGTTATGACTGATGAAAATTATTACTGGATTAAGAAGGGCCAACATACAACTCGTATAGGCCTAACAAAAGAGGGTCAAGACGCTTTAGGCAATGTCAAATATGTCGAATTACCTGATGTAGATTCTGATATTAAAAAAGGCGAATCAAGTGGCGAGATTGAAGCTCAAAAGGCTGTGGTTGAGCTAGAATCACCTGTTACCGGTAAAATCGTCAAGGTTAACGATAAATTAAATGATAATCCTGAATTATTAAATGGTACCGAAAAAGACGCATGGTTCTTTGAAGTAAATAATTAAATTTTTAAAATTTATCTTTTTATCGCTGCTTATTTCTTGCAACATTTTTTAATAACTGTTTAAATTATCCTTGGAATTAATAAATGAATGGGGATAGTTTAGAATGAAAATATTAGGTGAAAAAATTCGCCATTACAGAAAACTCAGAGGTATTTCTCAATCTGAGTTAGCTGATGGCATTTGTACACAGGCAACTGTCAGCCTGATTGAAAAAAAGGACAAGATTCCAAGTATGGAAATATTGGTTCGCATTTGTGAAAGACTGGGTATCACAATGAACCTCGTAATCGTCAATGACGATAGTCAGATTTATTCAATCATCAGTGACATTAAGAAGTCATTCTATCAAGATGATTTTGATGGTATTAGCGACAAACTGGGTAAGCTTAAGAACATCAACGTCAATAATAAACAAGAAATCAAATTGATACACTTCTTCAACGGTCTGATCGAATATGTCACAAGCAAGAATTATGACAAAGCCATTTTCGATTTCAACCGCGCTATGAACGTTAACATCGCTAACGTTGATATGTACGATATTCTGATCGATGTCTTTACCGCAAAGGCCTACATCAATAAAAAGTCAGTCGATGAAGCTAGAGTTTACTACAATCAAGCTAAAGACTTGATTAAATCTAGTCTTGATAAGATTGGCGACGAAAATTATCACGATAGCATTTTGATTTATGCTAACATGGCCGATCTTTCATTGAAATTGGATGACAATCAAAAGGCTATGGAATATGCTAACGAAGGTATCTTCATTGCTAGAAAAGAACAAACATTGTTCAAACTCGATGAAATGTACTGTTACTTAGCAGACGCAGGTACTCGTGAAGGTCAAAAGACTGACGAGGACTACATCAAAGCCTACGTCATTTCAAGTATCAGTGAGAACAAACCAGTTTTTGAAAAACTAAAAGCTAAAGTGAAAGATATGCATTTGAATATCTTTTAATAAAAAAAACAATTTATTAATTTCCGTTCCAAAAAAGAGGACCGATTCTTTCGAATCAGTCCTCTTTTTTTATACCATTTATTTTTATGTATCGTCTATTTCTTAGGTTTCTTGATTGTCTTGTTATCAAGATCTGTTCTAACGACTAAAACATCGCAAGCAGCAGTTCTAGTAACGTATTCAGTAACTGAACCAATCAATAATCTTTCCATAGCATTCAAACCAGTAGCACCAATCATAATAAGATCAACGCCTAATTTCTTAGGGAAGTCTGTGGCAATGATTGCTTTAGGTGCACCATATTCGATGCTGTAATCAATATCTTCAAGTCCAGCATCTTTAGCTGTCTTAACGTAACTCTTAACAGTTTCTTTAGCTTTTTCAGTGATTTGTTCGACCATGGTTGAATCAAAGCTAGAAACGTTTTGGAAAGCTCTAGTATCAATAACGTGAACTAAGTGAATAGCAGCCTTGTTTCTCTTGGCTACTTCAACAGCTTTCTTGAAAGCTAACTCAGCTTCAAATGAACCATCAATTGGTACGAGAATGTTTTTATATTGTTGTAACATAAGTATCACCCCGTTAATGTAATGTAACTGCTTTATATCCTTATTTTAGTTGATTTGGCCTAATAAATACAGTCATCGGCTAACATTTAGCGGATATTTGCTAAATAAATTGAAAAGGCCGCTGCAATTAAACTTCCTAATAGGAGCGTAATGAAGTTGGCCTCCTTGCTACCGATAAGGGCAATGACGATTCCCATGATTGCCACAAAGACCAATAATCCGGCCGTAAATCGCATGACATTTTTCAACGTTAGATTTTCATCTGGCGAGTAGATTAAGAATTTTCCACTGCTGTGACTCCAAAGAATATAGGCTAAAGCTAATAAAAAAATAATAAAGAAGATCATCAAAATTTTAATTATCATAATTATTCTGACTCCGTTTTGAATTCATTTTCCATTCGTGTATTTGTTGCATTCGTAGATTTAAGGCTTGTTCATATTTACCAGTGTTGTTCGGTTGATAATACTTTTTATTAACTAAATTGTTAGGTAAGTATTGTTGATCCACCCAGGCGTTGGGATAATCATGTGGAAATTTATAACCGACACCATGGCCGAGTTTCTTGGCGCCAGAGTAGTGAGCATCCTTGAGGTCATCAGGGATGGAATTGGCTTTACCATTTCTAACGTCTTCTAAGGCACCGTCAATGGCAACCATACCAGAGTTAGATTTGGGACATAGACAGAGGTCGATTACAGCATCTGCTAAAGGAATACGGGCTTCTGGTAAACCAACCATTTGTGCTACTTGTGCTGCCTGAACAGCTCGAGCACAGGCTTGTGGATTAGCTAAGCCGACATCTTCATAGGCACAAACCATCAATCGTCTGATTGCTGAGGTTAAATCGCCAGCTTCAAGTAGTCGTGCTAAGTAGAGCAGAGCAGCATTGGGGTCACTACCTCGAATCGATTTTTGGAAAGCCGACATGACATCGTAATGACTGTCACCATCTTTATCTGAGGAGATAGCCTTCTTTTGAACTGACTCTTCGATTGACTGTAAATCAATGTGAACTGAGTTATCTTTGGATTCGGTCGAAAGAACTGATAATTCTAGACCATTGAGAATACTTCGTAGGTCGCCATTAGTTGAACTGACTAATAAATCTAAAGCATTTTCATCCAATTTGACGTTGTACTTGCCTAAACCGTTCTGATCGTCATTTAAAGCACGCTTGACGGCTTTTTTAAGGTCATCGCTATCGAGAGGCTTCAATTCAAAGATTTGGACTCTAGAGCGTATAGCAGGACTAATATTGATATAGGGATTTTCGGTTGTGGCTCCGATTAAAATAATTGAGCCACTTTCAAGCAATGGTAAGAGAAAATCCTGTTTAGTTTTGTCGAGACGATGAATTTCATCCAACATCAAGACGACCGTACCACTCATTTTTGCTTCAGCAGCGACGACTTGTAAGTCCTTTTTACTGTCAGTGGCTGCATTTAACATTCTAAAGGCATATTTAGTACTACCGGCGATAGCACTAGCAATACTAGTTTTACCGATCCCAGGAGGACCGTAAAGTATCATTGAAGATAACATCTTAGCTTCAACCATACGACGAATAATTTTATGGGGACCAACGAGGTGCTGTTGACCGACAACTTCGTCGATATTAGTTGGACGCATTCGATATGCTAATGGTTTTTGCATAGCTCCTCCTATATAATTGATATGTATATTTTACAACAAAGGATTGAGAACATGTTTGATAAAAATGATTTTAAAGTTTTTGAGGATATGACTTTGCCTGGTCGTTTAGGGTTGATCAGAGCCAATCTAGATCCAAAATTCGAGGAAATTGGTGCCGAACTGATACGACGTCTGGAAGCAGAATATCAGCAGCAGTTCTTTATGAAAATTGCTAAGCACCAACGTCGAACTCGAAATCCACCACCCGATACTTGGTTAGCCATTAATCAAGATAAACGTGGGTATAAAAAGTCACCGCATTTGGAATTAGGCTTGTGGCCTGATCGATACTTTATCACATTCAGTCTCTTAGCGGACATTAAAGGACGTCCGGGATATTATCCAATTTTGA contains:
- a CDS encoding glycine cleavage system protein H, producing MTDENYYWIKKGQHTTRIGLTKEGQDALGNVKYVELPDVDSDIKKGESSGEIEAQKAVVELESPVTGKIVKVNDKLNDNPELLNGTEKDAWFFEVNN
- a CDS encoding helix-turn-helix transcriptional regulator codes for the protein MKILGEKIRHYRKLRGISQSELADGICTQATVSLIEKKDKIPSMEILVRICERLGITMNLVIVNDDSQIYSIISDIKKSFYQDDFDGISDKLGKLKNINVNNKQEIKLIHFFNGLIEYVTSKNYDKAIFDFNRAMNVNIANVDMYDILIDVFTAKAYINKKSVDEARVYYNQAKDLIKSSLDKIGDENYHDSILIYANMADLSLKLDDNQKAMEYANEGIFIARKEQTLFKLDEMYCYLADAGTREGQKTDEDYIKAYVISSISENKPVFEKLKAKVKDMHLNIF
- a CDS encoding universal stress protein; its protein translation is MLQQYKNILVPIDGSFEAELAFKKAVEVAKRNKAAIHLVHVIDTRAFQNVSSFDSTMVEQITEKAKETVKSYVKTAKDAGLEDIDYSIEYGAPKAIIATDFPKKLGVDLIMIGATGLNAMERLLIGSVTEYVTRTAACDVLVVRTDLDNKTIKKPKK
- a CDS encoding replication-associated recombination protein A; amino-acid sequence: MQKPLAYRMRPTNIDEVVGQQHLVGPHKIIRRMVEAKMLSSMILYGPPGIGKTSIASAIAGSTKYAFRMLNAATDSKKDLQVVAAEAKMSGTVVLMLDEIHRLDKTKQDFLLPLLESGSIILIGATTENPYINISPAIRSRVQIFELKPLDSDDLKKAVKRALNDDQNGLGKYNVKLDENALDLLVSSTNGDLRSILNGLELSVLSTESKDNSVHIDLQSIEESVQKKAISSDKDGDSHYDVMSAFQKSIRGSDPNAALLYLARLLEAGDLTSAIRRLMVCAYEDVGLANPQACARAVQAAQVAQMVGLPEARIPLADAVIDLCLCPKSNSGMVAIDGALEDVRNGKANSIPDDLKDAHYSGAKKLGHGVGYKFPHDYPNAWVDQQYLPNNLVNKKYYQPNNTGKYEQALNLRMQQIHEWKMNSKRSQNNYDN
- a CDS encoding DUF1054 family protein, producing the protein MYILQQRIENMFDKNDFKVFEDMTLPGRLGLIRANLDPKFEEIGAELIRRLEAEYQQQFFMKIAKHQRRTRNPPPDTWLAINQDKRGYKKSPHLELGLWPDRYFITFSLLADIKGRPGYYPILKEYQDTIITEGWGVSNDHTSSEMRPASDLDKVIARYEKVKSSDLVIGYELKADDPVVVKGEYDQLLIDKFMQLSKLMVIFNEEFDR